The following are encoded together in the Pedobacter sp. D749 genome:
- a CDS encoding DNA polymerase III subunit alpha, whose amino-acid sequence MFLNVHSSYSLKYGTQSIDQLIATARRLGIHQMVLTDINNSTGAVEFIRECYKQGIAKEADEIHRGNIPYQIKPVAGIEFRIDNKLLYVGIAKNREGMRELNEFLSHHNIYNLPLPEVPPQMENVYIIYPFNKTFNQTLKENEYIGVRGKQLNLLYKHPLLGQKEKLLVWHPVTVGDKITYRLHEYLRAIELNTLLSKVAEEQKCDPDEFLIPEAELTQQFEQYPFIVQNTQKLINSCDLSVYFEDGNVPTSKNKFFYTGDFEGDKKMLRELAEEGLRYRYVENNEEALKRLEKELRIIELKNFCAYFLITYDIVHYAMYERGFYHVGRGSGANSIVAYCLRITDVDPIDLDLYFERFLHEKRTSPPDFDIDFSWDEREVIQRYIFERYPKWHVAFLGTMSTFKDRAIIREIGKVLGLPKGEIDSFTDPTKERENLLNATYQKLLAVHRYMKSMPNQRSIHAGGILISEEPITYYTALDMPPKGFPTVQWDMYEAEAIGYEKFDILSQRGIGHIREAVQLIKMNKGRAIDIHDFPAFKKDQKLNDILKEGQPIGCFYIESPAMRQLLKKLKCDNYLTLVAASSIIRPGVASSGMMKSYIERYHAPDKVVYLCEVMKERLSETYGVMVYQEDVIKVCHYFAGLDLADADVLRKAMSGKYRSKLAFDELVNKFKVSARRQGHSEELVNEVWRQISSFAGYSFSKAHSASFAVESYQSLYLKTYYPMEFMVAVLNNYGGFYSRWVYVHELQKTGARVHLPCVNHSDEVVTITGKDAYLGFIGIQGLEEKNIRTIPLERKANGQYLDLEDFVKRTCISLEQAIILIRLGALRFTGKDRKTLLWDVHNYLGFKQKKVNHAELFKLSYKTYQLPALADSELENAYTELELLGYPLNYKMFDFLKTPYRGDTMAADMHKHLGKTVRMVGNYVCEKTVHTIKNTKMWFGTFLDANGDFFDTTHFPNTTPMYPFKGKGCYLILGKVVEDFGFQSIEVLKFAKLDIQMNPIAI is encoded by the coding sequence ATGTTTTTGAATGTTCATTCTTCTTACAGCCTGAAATATGGTACGCAGAGCATTGATCAACTGATTGCTACTGCACGGCGTTTAGGGATCCATCAAATGGTTCTTACCGATATTAACAACTCAACCGGTGCAGTAGAGTTTATTCGCGAGTGTTATAAGCAAGGCATTGCCAAAGAAGCCGACGAAATACACAGGGGCAATATTCCTTATCAGATTAAACCTGTTGCCGGAATCGAATTTCGAATCGATAACAAGCTGTTATACGTAGGCATTGCCAAAAACAGAGAAGGCATGCGGGAGCTGAATGAATTTTTAAGTCACCACAACATCTACAACCTTCCATTGCCAGAGGTTCCTCCCCAAATGGAAAATGTATACATTATTTATCCTTTTAATAAAACTTTTAATCAAACGTTAAAAGAAAATGAATATATAGGTGTGCGTGGAAAACAGCTGAATCTTTTATACAAACATCCGCTTTTGGGCCAGAAAGAAAAACTGCTGGTGTGGCATCCTGTTACGGTGGGCGACAAAATTACTTATCGGCTACACGAATATTTAAGGGCTATAGAACTCAATACGCTTTTAAGTAAAGTAGCTGAGGAACAAAAATGCGATCCCGATGAATTTCTGATTCCTGAAGCCGAACTTACACAGCAGTTTGAACAATACCCTTTTATTGTCCAAAATACGCAAAAGCTGATCAATAGCTGCGATTTAAGTGTTTATTTTGAGGATGGCAATGTACCTACCTCCAAAAACAAGTTTTTTTATACAGGAGATTTCGAAGGAGATAAAAAAATGCTTCGGGAGCTGGCCGAAGAAGGACTTAGATATCGTTATGTCGAAAATAATGAAGAAGCCCTTAAGCGTTTGGAAAAAGAACTGCGGATTATCGAACTTAAAAATTTCTGTGCCTATTTTCTCATTACCTATGATATCGTACATTATGCAATGTATGAGCGAGGTTTTTATCACGTAGGCCGTGGCTCGGGCGCCAACAGCATTGTAGCCTATTGTTTGCGCATTACCGATGTAGATCCGATTGATCTCGATCTGTATTTCGAACGGTTTTTACACGAAAAACGAACAAGCCCACCAGATTTTGATATCGATTTTTCATGGGATGAAAGAGAAGTGATACAGCGTTATATTTTTGAACGCTATCCTAAATGGCATGTTGCTTTTTTGGGTACCATGAGCACTTTCAAAGACCGGGCAATCATCAGGGAAATTGGTAAGGTATTGGGTTTACCTAAAGGAGAAATAGACAGCTTTACCGATCCTACTAAAGAGCGGGAAAATTTGCTTAATGCTACTTACCAGAAGCTTTTGGCCGTGCACCGTTACATGAAAAGTATGCCCAATCAACGTTCTATCCATGCAGGAGGAATTTTGATTTCAGAAGAACCGATTACCTATTATACCGCATTGGATATGCCGCCAAAAGGTTTTCCAACAGTGCAATGGGATATGTATGAGGCAGAAGCCATAGGTTACGAAAAATTCGATATTTTAAGTCAGCGGGGCATTGGACACATCCGCGAGGCCGTGCAATTGATCAAAATGAATAAAGGAAGAGCTATTGATATCCATGATTTTCCAGCTTTTAAAAAAGATCAAAAACTAAACGATATCCTTAAAGAAGGGCAACCCATAGGGTGCTTTTACATCGAATCGCCAGCCATGCGGCAATTGCTTAAAAAGCTGAAATGCGATAACTACCTTACCCTGGTGGCCGCCAGTTCGATCATCCGTCCCGGGGTGGCCAGTTCTGGTATGATGAAATCGTATATCGAGCGTTACCATGCGCCCGATAAAGTGGTGTACCTCTGCGAGGTGATGAAAGAGCGGCTTAGCGAAACCTATGGCGTAATGGTGTATCAGGAAGATGTGATCAAAGTTTGCCATTATTTTGCAGGCTTAGATCTGGCCGATGCCGATGTGTTGCGCAAGGCCATGAGTGGTAAATACCGATCTAAATTGGCTTTTGATGAATTGGTGAACAAATTTAAGGTTTCGGCCCGGCGCCAGGGACATTCAGAAGAGTTGGTTAACGAAGTATGGCGACAGATTTCTTCTTTTGCCGGCTACAGTTTTTCAAAAGCGCATTCAGCTTCTTTTGCCGTTGAAAGTTACCAGAGCCTTTACCTTAAAACGTATTATCCTATGGAATTTATGGTTGCCGTGCTCAATAACTATGGTGGTTTTTACAGTCGATGGGTTTACGTGCACGAACTGCAAAAAACTGGCGCCAGGGTGCATTTACCTTGTGTTAACCATAGCGATGAAGTGGTAACCATAACAGGCAAAGATGCCTACCTGGGTTTTATCGGAATTCAGGGATTGGAAGAAAAAAATATCAGGACCATCCCGTTAGAACGTAAAGCAAACGGCCAGTACCTCGATCTTGAAGATTTTGTGAAAAGAACCTGCATTTCACTCGAACAGGCCATTATTTTAATCCGGTTAGGTGCATTACGTTTTACCGGAAAAGACCGGAAAACCCTGCTTTGGGATGTGCATAACTACCTTGGCTTTAAACAGAAGAAAGTGAATCATGCCGAGCTTTTTAAGCTGAGTTACAAAACTTATCAACTCCCGGCATTAGCCGATTCCGAACTCGAAAATGCTTACACAGAACTAGAGTTATTGGGTTATCCGCTCAATTATAAAATGTTCGATTTTCTGAAAACACCTTATCGAGGCGATACCATGGCAGCCGATATGCACAAACATTTGGGTAAAACGGTAAGGATGGTAGGGAACTATGTTTGTGAAAAAACAGTACATACTATTAAAAATACCAAAATGTGGTTCGGCACTTTTTTAGATGCAAACGGCGATTTTTTTGATACTACCCATTTTCCCAATACCACCCCCATGTATCCTTTTAAAGGAAAGGGCTGTTACCTTATTTTAGGTAAAGTGGTAGAAGATTTTGGCTTCCAGAGCATTGAGGTTCTAAAGTTCGCTAAATTGGATATTCAGATGAACCCGATAGCGATTTAA
- a CDS encoding YdeI/OmpD-associated family protein — protein sequence MIHFKAEIERFETMGEKTGWSYVFIPAALANEIKPDCKKSFRVKGKIDQLEINGMAAMPMGEGDFIIALKGEVRKKLKKEAGASVELYLEEDKDFKIEMPEDLEICLSEEEHLIQNFLKQPKSHQNYYINWINQAKTEPTRTKRIVMTVKAMDKGQDFGAMIRESQGKS from the coding sequence ATGATCCACTTTAAAGCAGAAATAGAGCGTTTCGAAACCATGGGTGAGAAAACAGGCTGGAGTTATGTGTTTATTCCGGCTGCTTTGGCCAATGAAATTAAACCAGATTGTAAAAAGAGTTTCAGGGTAAAAGGGAAAATAGATCAGTTGGAGATTAATGGTATGGCAGCCATGCCAATGGGAGAGGGTGATTTTATTATTGCCTTAAAGGGCGAAGTCCGTAAAAAATTAAAAAAAGAAGCCGGAGCAAGCGTTGAACTTTATTTGGAAGAAGATAAGGATTTTAAAATCGAAATGCCTGAAGACCTGGAAATCTGCTTGTCAGAAGAAGAACATTTAATCCAAAATTTTTTAAAACAGCCTAAATCGCATCAGAACTATTATATCAACTGGATTAACCAGGCTAAAACTGAACCTACCCGTACTAAAAGAATTGTAATGACCGTTAAAGCCATGGACAAAGGACAGGACTTTGGCGCAATGATCAGGGAATCTCAAGGGAAGTCTTAA